One genomic segment of Bacteroides caccae includes these proteins:
- a CDS encoding outer membrane beta-barrel protein → MKKLALAICLLLASIAAQAQFEKGTMILNPSVTGLDFSYSKNDDAKFGIGAQAGTFLADGFALMVNAGADWSQPVDIYTLGTGARCYFNTTGVYIGGGLDWERRRYKGGGHNNDWGLGIEAGYAYFLSRTVTIEPAVYYKWRFDDSDNSRFGIKVGFGFYF, encoded by the coding sequence ATGAAGAAATTAGCTTTAGCTATTTGTCTGCTGTTGGCATCAATAGCTGCACAGGCACAATTTGAGAAAGGAACTATGATTCTAAATCCTTCCGTTACAGGGTTGGACTTTTCTTACAGTAAAAATGATGATGCTAAATTTGGGATCGGCGCGCAAGCCGGTACATTTCTGGCAGACGGTTTTGCATTAATGGTAAATGCAGGAGCTGACTGGTCACAACCGGTAGATATATATACATTAGGTACGGGAGCACGTTGTTATTTTAATACTACAGGTGTTTATATCGGTGGTGGCCTCGATTGGGAACGCAGACGTTATAAAGGTGGCGGTCATAACAACGATTGGGGATTGGGTATCGAAGCCGGATATGCTTATTTCCTGTCGCGGACAGTAACTATCGAACCGGCTGTTTATTATAAATGGCGTTTTGATGACTCCGATAATTCACGTTTCGGCATTAAAGTAGGATTCGGATTCTACTTTTAA
- the uvrA gene encoding excinuclease ABC subunit UvrA produces the protein MSENNYISIKGARVNNLKNIDVDIPRNKLVVITGLSGSGKSSLAFDTLYAEGQRRYVESLSSYARQFLGRMSKPECDFIKGIPPAIAIEQKVNSRNPRSTVGTSTEIYEYLRLLYSRVGRTYSPVSGQEVKKHSTEDIINCMLSHPEGTRYTVLTPIHLREDRSLQQQLEIDLKQGFNRIEVNGEMKRIDEYKPVAGDEVYLLIDRMAVADTKDAISRLTDSAETAMYEGDGTCMLRFYLPDGTTQLFSFSTKFEADGITFEEPNDQMFSFNSPIGACPTCEGFGKVIGIDEHLVVPDRSLSVYEGAIVCWRGEKMGEWKEELIHNAEKFDFPIFTPYYELTDKQRRLLWEGNQYFHGINDFFKMLEENQYKIQYRVMLARYRGKTLCPKCHGTRLKPEAGYVRVGGKNISELVDLPISELKQFFDHLELNEHDSNVARRILMEINSRIRFLIDVGLGYLTLNRLSNSLSGGESQRINLATSLGSSLVGSLYILDEPSIGLHSRDTDRLINVLRQLQQLGNTVVVVEHDEEIIRAADYIIDIGPNAGRLGGEVVYQGDMKDLKKGSNSYTVRYLLGEEEIPVPQHRRPWNNYIELKGARENNLKGVDVRFPLNVMTVVTGVSGSGKSTLVRDIFFRALKRELDECSDRPGEFSSIGGSLRDLRNVEFVDQNPIGKSSRSNPVTYIKAYDEIRKLWSEQPLAKQMGYTAGFFSFNSEGGRCEECKGEGTITVEMQFMADLVLECESCHGKRFKSDTLEVKFHDKNIFDVLEMTVNQAIEFFNEHGQKKIVKKLLPLQDVGLGYIKLGQSSSTLSGGENQRVKLAFYLSQEKADPTLFIFDEPTTGLHFHDIRKLLDAFDALIRRGHSIVIIEHNMDVIKCADYVIDLGPEGGDKGGNIVAVGTPEEVAACGASYTGQFLKEKLK, from the coding sequence ATGTCAGAAAATAACTATATTTCGATCAAAGGCGCACGAGTAAACAACCTAAAAAACATCGATGTAGATATTCCACGCAACAAACTTGTTGTCATCACCGGATTATCAGGTTCAGGAAAATCATCTCTCGCTTTTGACACCCTCTATGCAGAAGGACAACGCCGCTACGTAGAAAGCCTAAGTAGCTACGCACGCCAGTTTCTCGGACGAATGAGCAAACCGGAATGCGATTTTATCAAAGGCATCCCGCCTGCGATTGCCATAGAACAGAAAGTAAACAGCCGCAATCCCCGTTCCACCGTAGGAACTTCCACAGAAATTTATGAATATCTCCGTTTGCTGTATTCCCGTGTAGGGAGGACATACAGCCCTGTAAGCGGACAGGAAGTGAAGAAACATTCGACGGAAGACATCATCAACTGTATGCTATCACACCCGGAAGGGACAAGATACACCGTACTGACCCCTATCCACCTGCGTGAAGACCGCAGCCTGCAACAGCAACTGGAAATAGACCTCAAACAGGGATTCAACCGTATCGAAGTGAACGGTGAGATGAAACGTATTGATGAATACAAGCCCGTAGCAGGCGACGAAGTTTATCTGCTGATAGACCGTATGGCAGTAGCCGACACCAAAGATGCTATCAGCCGCCTCACCGACTCTGCCGAAACAGCCATGTACGAAGGCGACGGAACCTGTATGCTACGCTTTTACCTGCCGGACGGAACAACACAACTGTTCTCCTTCAGCACAAAGTTCGAAGCAGACGGTATCACTTTTGAAGAACCCAATGACCAGATGTTTTCATTCAACTCCCCGATCGGTGCCTGCCCCACCTGTGAGGGCTTCGGCAAAGTTATCGGTATAGATGAGCATTTGGTGGTTCCCGACCGTTCTTTATCTGTTTATGAAGGAGCGATCGTATGTTGGCGCGGTGAAAAAATGGGAGAATGGAAAGAAGAGCTGATCCACAATGCGGAGAAATTCGACTTCCCGATTTTCACTCCTTATTATGAACTGACGGACAAACAGCGCCGGTTGCTTTGGGAAGGAAACCAATATTTCCACGGTATTAATGACTTCTTCAAGATGCTTGAAGAAAATCAATATAAGATACAATATCGTGTGATGCTTGCCCGGTATCGCGGAAAAACACTTTGCCCGAAATGCCACGGTACCCGTCTGAAACCGGAAGCCGGCTATGTACGCGTAGGCGGAAAGAATATTTCCGAACTGGTAGACCTGCCTATTTCCGAATTAAAGCAGTTCTTCGATCACTTGGAACTGAACGAGCACGACAGTAATGTAGCCCGCCGGATTCTGATGGAAATAAACAGCCGTATCCGTTTCCTGATTGATGTAGGTCTGGGGTATCTGACACTGAACCGGCTCAGTAACTCCCTGTCGGGTGGAGAAAGCCAGCGTATCAATCTGGCAACATCACTGGGAAGCAGTCTTGTAGGTAGCCTCTATATCCTCGACGAACCCAGTATCGGTCTGCACAGCCGTGACACCGACCGCCTGATTAATGTGCTGCGCCAACTGCAACAACTCGGTAACACGGTAGTAGTTGTAGAACATGACGAGGAAATCATTCGTGCGGCAGATTATATTATTGACATCGGTCCCAACGCCGGACGTCTGGGAGGAGAAGTCGTCTATCAGGGTGACATGAAAGACCTCAAAAAAGGAAGTAACAGTTATACCGTCCGCTATCTTTTGGGAGAAGAAGAAATTCCCGTCCCCCAACATCGCCGTCCGTGGAATAATTATATTGAACTGAAAGGTGCACGCGAGAATAACCTGAAAGGAGTAGACGTCCGCTTCCCGCTGAATGTAATGACAGTGGTTACCGGCGTTTCCGGTTCCGGGAAAAGTACGCTGGTACGTGATATTTTCTTCCGGGCATTGAAGCGTGAGTTGGACGAATGCAGTGACCGTCCGGGAGAATTTTCATCTATCGGAGGCAGTCTGCGCGACTTACGGAATGTAGAATTTGTAGACCAGAATCCGATCGGCAAATCATCCCGTTCCAATCCCGTGACATATATCAAGGCTTATGACGAAATCCGCAAGCTATGGTCGGAGCAGCCACTCGCCAAACAAATGGGATATACCGCCGGTTTCTTCAGTTTCAACAGTGAAGGCGGACGTTGCGAAGAATGTAAGGGTGAAGGCACCATTACCGTAGAAATGCAGTTCATGGCAGACCTCGTTCTGGAATGTGAATCCTGCCACGGGAAACGTTTCAAATCCGACACACTGGAAGTGAAATTCCACGACAAGAACATCTTTGATGTACTGGAAATGACCGTGAACCAGGCGATTGAATTCTTCAATGAACACGGACAGAAGAAAATTGTAAAAAAGCTACTCCCGTTGCAGGATGTAGGACTCGGGTATATCAAACTAGGCCAATCTTCTTCCACTCTTTCCGGTGGTGAGAACCAGCGTGTGAAACTAGCATTCTATCTGAGTCAGGAGAAAGCCGATCCGACTCTGTTTATCTTTGACGAACCGACAACAGGTTTGCATTTCCACGACATCCGTAAACTTCTGGATGCTTTTGACGCCTTGATCCGCCGTGGACATAGCATCGTAATCATCGAGCATAATATGGATGTTATCAAATGTGCCGATTATGTGATTGACCTCGGCCCGGAAGGTGGAGATAAAGGTGGGAACATTGTAGCGGTAGGTACTCCGGAAGAAGTAGCCGCTTGCGGAGCAAGCTATACGGGTCAGTTCCTGAAAGAAAAGCTGAAATAA
- a CDS encoding glycoside hydrolase family 10 protein — protein MVVGKVSEFIGSLYYLCVTLLRFKNIMKLKNYLLLLALLLAVGVRAQVPTGDKYPKREFRAAWIQAVNGQFRGVPTERLKQTLISQLNSLQGAGINAIIFQVRPEADALYASQHEPWSRFLTGTQGQMPSPMWDPMQFMIEECRKRNMEFHAWINPYRVKTSLKNQLAPEHIYNQHPEWFVTYGDQLYFDPALPESREYICKIVTDIVSRYDVDAIHMDDYFYPYPIKGVDFPDNASFARYGGGFTNKADWRRSNVNVLIKKLHETIRGVKPWVKFGISPFGIYRNQKSDPLGSNTNGLQNYDDLYADVLLWAREGWIDYNIPQIYWEIGHKAADYETLVKWWATHSENRPLFIGQSVTNTIQHADPQNPSMNQLPRKMALQRAYQTIGGSCQWYAAAVVENQGRYRDALVSEYHKYPALIPVFDFMDDKAPDKVRKMKKIWTEDGYVLFWTAPKAETEMDKAVQYVVYRFGRKEKVNLDDPSHIVAITRNPFYKLPYETGKTKYRYVVTALDRLHNESKSVSKKVKL, from the coding sequence ATGGTAGTCGGCAAAGTTAGCGAATTTATCGGGAGTTTGTATTATCTTTGCGTCACATTATTACGATTTAAGAATATTATGAAGCTGAAAAACTATCTTTTACTTTTGGCTCTTCTTCTGGCTGTGGGAGTGAGGGCACAGGTGCCGACGGGCGACAAATATCCCAAACGTGAGTTTCGTGCTGCATGGATACAGGCTGTCAACGGACAGTTTCGCGGTGTTCCCACAGAACGACTGAAACAAACACTGATTAGCCAGTTGAACTCGCTTCAAGGGGCAGGTATTAATGCGATTATCTTTCAAGTGCGTCCCGAAGCGGATGCGTTGTATGCTTCGCAACATGAACCGTGGAGCCGTTTTCTGACAGGGACACAAGGACAAATGCCTTCGCCTATGTGGGACCCGATGCAGTTTATGATTGAGGAATGCCGGAAACGGAATATGGAGTTTCATGCCTGGATTAATCCTTATCGGGTGAAAACCTCCCTGAAGAACCAGTTGGCGCCGGAACATATATATAATCAGCATCCGGAATGGTTTGTTACTTATGGAGACCAATTGTACTTCGACCCGGCACTTCCCGAGAGTCGTGAATATATCTGTAAGATCGTGACGGATATTGTGTCCCGCTATGATGTGGACGCTATCCACATGGATGACTATTTCTATCCTTATCCTATTAAGGGAGTCGATTTTCCCGATAACGCAAGTTTTGCCCGTTATGGCGGAGGCTTTACTAACAAGGCGGACTGGAGACGTAGTAATGTGAATGTGTTGATTAAGAAATTGCACGAAACCATTCGGGGGGTGAAGCCGTGGGTAAAGTTCGGAATCAGTCCGTTCGGAATCTATCGTAATCAGAAAAGTGACCCGTTGGGAAGTAATACCAATGGCTTGCAGAATTATGACGATCTGTATGCTGATGTTCTGCTCTGGGCGCGTGAAGGCTGGATTGATTATAATATTCCGCAGATTTACTGGGAAATCGGTCATAAGGCGGCCGACTATGAGACATTGGTGAAGTGGTGGGCTACGCATTCGGAGAACCGTCCGTTATTTATCGGCCAGTCAGTGACAAATACGATTCAGCACGCTGACCCGCAGAATCCTTCTATGAATCAGCTTCCCCGGAAAATGGCTTTACAGCGTGCTTACCAGACGATTGGCGGTAGTTGTCAATGGTATGCGGCAGCTGTTGTTGAAAATCAGGGAAGATATCGCGATGCGCTGGTTTCGGAATATCACAAATATCCGGCATTAATCCCCGTATTCGACTTTATGGATGATAAGGCTCCGGACAAGGTGCGCAAGATGAAGAAAATATGGACTGAAGACGGCTATGTGCTTTTCTGGACTGCTCCGAAAGCTGAAACGGAAATGGATAAGGCTGTGCAATATGTGGTCTATCGTTTTGGCAGAAAAGAAAAGGTGAATCTTGACGACCCTTCACATATTGTTGCTATCACCCGTAATCCTTTCTACAAACTTCCATACGAAACAGGAAAAACAAAGTACCGCTATGTGGTGACTGCGTTAGACCGTCTTCATAATGAATCGAAGTCGGTTAGCAAGAAAGTAAAACTGTGA
- a CDS encoding chromate transporter, protein MNIYLESFGIFFKIGAFTIGGGYAMVPLIENEIVTKRKWIAQEDFIDLLAISQSAPGILAVNISIFIGYKLRGIRGSIITALGTILPSFIIILAIALFFHSFKDNPIVERIFKGIRPAVVALIAAPTFTMGRSAKINRHNLWIPVVSALLIWLLGFSPIWIIIAAGVGGFLWGKFRKVES, encoded by the coding sequence ATGAACATCTATCTCGAATCATTTGGAATTTTTTTTAAAATAGGCGCCTTTACTATCGGAGGAGGGTACGCAATGGTGCCGCTTATTGAGAATGAAATTGTTACGAAGCGGAAATGGATTGCGCAGGAAGATTTTATCGACCTGCTGGCTATCTCCCAATCTGCTCCGGGCATTTTGGCAGTCAATATTTCTATCTTTATAGGATACAAGTTGCGTGGTATCCGAGGAAGTATTATCACAGCATTAGGAACAATTTTGCCTTCCTTCATCATTATATTGGCGATTGCTCTATTTTTCCATAGTTTTAAAGACAACCCGATTGTGGAACGCATCTTCAAAGGAATCCGACCAGCGGTAGTGGCACTTATTGCCGCCCCGACTTTCACAATGGGCCGGTCCGCTAAAATCAACCGCCACAACCTGTGGATTCCTGTTGTTTCGGCACTGCTGATCTGGCTATTGGGGTTCTCGCCTATCTGGATTATTATTGCTGCGGGAGTGGGAGGCTTCCTTTGGGGAAAATTTAGAAAAGTAGAAAGTTGA
- a CDS encoding hybrid sensor histidine kinase/response regulator transcription factor, with amino-acid sequence MKKWIFLILLFPLTCIAQTYQYIGVEDGLSNRRVYYIQKDRTGYMWFLTHEGIDRYNGKDFKRYKLMDGDVEVNSLLNLNWLYIDKEDVLWEIGKKGKIFRYDQIHDCFTLVYKLPIENFRDLPAPVSFAWLDQSKHIWLCNEETIFIYNTDTGEVTHIKNDISEEINDIEQIDDTHYFIGTEMGIHYAKLENNTLELIHCDKLENVKAQILDLHFDTKIRKLFIGTFQRGVLIYDMSTKSVTQPPHSLKDISITRIKPLNAKELLIASDGGGVHKMNVETYQMEPYIIADYNSNNGMNGNSINDLYIDEEERIWLANYPIGITVQNNRYSSYKWIKHSIGNRQSLINDQVNSIIEDSDGDLWFGTNNGISLLNSKTGQWRSFLSSFEKNQDSRSHIFTTLCEVLPGVVWAGGYFSGIYQIDKRSSNVSYFTPASYAYENIRPDKYIRDIRDIRKDSQGNIWSGGFYNLKRINVHTKNIQLYHGLNSITAILERDAKSMWIGSATGLFLLDKESGKYERIKLPVESNYIYSLYQTKKGSLYIGTSGSGLLIYDPHTKLFTHYHTGNCALISNNIYTLLSDADEDILLSTENGLTSFYPNQKTFHNWTKEMGLMTTHFNALSGTLRKNNNFIFGSSNGAVEFNKDMKLPRTYSSKMIFSDFKLFYQTIYPGDKNSPLKASINNTKELKLKYNQNIFSLQVSSINYDYPSNVLYSWKLEGFYEEWSKPGTENTIRYTNLAPGKYTLRVRAISNEDQRIMLEERSIDIIIAQPFWLTVWAMLLYIVILVFIAAVSLRILILRKQRKVSDEKIHFFINTAHDIRTPLTLIKAPLEDLREKEELSKEGISNMNTALRNVNALLRLTTNLINFERADVYSSELYISEHELNTFTTEIYNAFQQYANIKHINFTHESNFRYMNVWFDKEKMESILKNIISNALKYTPENGNVQIFVSDNTDSWSVEVRDTGIGIPASEQKKLFKLHFRGSNAINSKVTGSGIGLMLVWKLVRLHKGKINLSSVENQGSVIKVSFPKDSKRFRKAHLATLSKQRQENRTLSNVPAPSPEIYENAHKKLNGEHRRILIVEDNDELRNYLLQTLSEEYTVQTCSNGKEALTIIPEYKPELVISDIMMPEMRGDELCKELKNNIETSHIPVILLTALNNEKDILSGLKIGADEYILKPFNIGILKATVDNLLTNRALLRSKYANLELDDEEEDDECINCSQDIDWKFIANVKKHIKDNIDNPALTVDVLCNLVGMSRTSFYNKLRALTDQAPGDYIRLIRLKYAVQLLKENTHSITEIAEMTGFSDAKYFREVFKKHFNVSPSQYGKEKRTNKKGGEKKE; translated from the coding sequence ATGAAAAAATGGATTTTTCTAATCTTATTGTTTCCTCTAACCTGTATCGCTCAGACGTACCAATATATTGGAGTGGAAGATGGGCTAAGCAACCGGCGAGTTTACTATATCCAGAAAGACAGAACCGGATATATGTGGTTCCTCACCCATGAAGGTATTGACAGATACAATGGAAAAGATTTCAAACGATACAAACTAATGGACGGTGACGTAGAGGTTAATTCGCTACTGAACCTCAATTGGCTATATATTGATAAGGAAGACGTATTATGGGAAATCGGGAAAAAAGGAAAGATATTCCGGTATGACCAGATCCACGACTGCTTCACACTCGTATATAAACTGCCCATAGAGAACTTCCGTGATTTGCCGGCTCCGGTAAGTTTCGCATGGCTCGATCAGAGCAAGCATATCTGGTTGTGTAATGAGGAAACTATCTTTATTTATAACACGGATACAGGAGAAGTCACTCACATAAAGAATGACATCAGTGAAGAAATCAATGACATCGAACAGATTGACGACACACATTACTTCATTGGCACGGAAATGGGAATCCACTATGCCAAGTTGGAAAACAACACACTGGAACTTATTCACTGCGACAAGCTGGAGAATGTGAAAGCACAAATACTCGATCTACATTTCGACACAAAGATTCGTAAATTGTTTATCGGAACTTTCCAACGGGGAGTGCTCATCTATGATATGTCGACCAAGTCCGTCACACAACCTCCACATAGTCTGAAAGATATCAGCATTACACGAATCAAGCCCTTAAACGCCAAAGAATTGTTGATAGCGTCAGATGGCGGCGGTGTGCATAAAATGAATGTTGAAACCTATCAGATGGAGCCTTACATTATTGCTGATTACAACAGTAATAACGGCATGAACGGCAACAGTATCAATGATCTTTATATAGATGAAGAAGAACGGATATGGTTGGCGAACTACCCTATCGGAATCACCGTACAGAATAATCGCTATTCCAGCTATAAATGGATCAAGCATTCTATCGGCAACAGACAGTCTTTGATAAACGACCAGGTTAATTCGATTATCGAAGACAGTGACGGTGACTTATGGTTCGGAACCAATAATGGAATCAGTCTCTTAAATTCCAAGACCGGACAATGGCGTTCCTTCCTCAGTTCTTTTGAGAAGAACCAGGATAGCAGAAGTCATATTTTCACTACCCTGTGCGAAGTGCTTCCCGGAGTTGTCTGGGCCGGCGGATACTTCTCCGGCATTTATCAGATAGACAAGAGATCTTCCAATGTCAGCTATTTTACTCCGGCTTCGTATGCATATGAGAACATACGCCCGGATAAGTATATACGTGATATACGTGATATCCGTAAAGACTCACAAGGAAATATCTGGAGCGGAGGATTTTATAATCTGAAACGTATCAATGTACACACTAAAAATATACAACTGTACCACGGACTGAACTCCATTACTGCAATTCTCGAACGCGATGCCAAAAGTATGTGGATAGGCAGTGCGACCGGATTGTTTTTATTGGATAAAGAATCGGGTAAATATGAACGTATCAAACTTCCCGTAGAATCAAACTATATATATTCTTTATACCAGACCAAGAAAGGATCGCTATATATAGGAACCAGTGGCTCCGGATTATTAATTTACGATCCTCACACCAAACTGTTCACTCATTATCATACGGGAAATTGCGCATTGATTTCCAACAATATCTATACCTTGCTTTCAGACGCTGACGAAGATATTTTGCTTAGCACGGAAAACGGTCTGACCAGCTTTTATCCTAACCAAAAAACATTTCACAACTGGACAAAAGAAATGGGACTTATGACCACACATTTCAATGCATTGTCCGGTACCCTGCGAAAGAACAATAACTTTATTTTCGGAAGTTCGAACGGGGCAGTAGAGTTCAATAAAGACATGAAACTGCCCAGAACCTATTCTTCCAAAATGATATTCAGCGATTTCAAACTGTTTTATCAAACGATCTACCCGGGAGACAAAAATTCCCCGCTAAAGGCAAGTATCAACAATACGAAAGAGCTGAAATTAAAATATAACCAGAATATTTTCTCGTTACAGGTTTCTTCTATCAACTATGACTATCCTTCTAATGTCCTTTATTCCTGGAAACTGGAAGGCTTTTACGAAGAATGGAGCAAACCGGGGACAGAAAACACAATCCGTTATACTAACCTCGCACCGGGAAAATATACGTTAAGGGTACGCGCTATCTCCAATGAGGACCAGCGTATTATGCTCGAAGAAAGGAGTATAGATATTATCATCGCCCAGCCTTTTTGGCTGACCGTTTGGGCAATGTTGCTCTATATCGTTATCCTTGTCTTTATCGCTGCTGTCTCATTACGTATTCTGATCCTAAGGAAACAACGTAAAGTGTCCGACGAAAAGATTCATTTCTTTATCAACACTGCACACGACATCCGTACTCCGTTGACGCTTATCAAAGCGCCACTGGAAGATCTTCGTGAAAAAGAAGAACTAAGCAAGGAAGGAATATCCAATATGAATACCGCATTACGGAATGTAAATGCCCTGCTACGTCTCACCACCAATCTAATAAACTTCGAGAGGGCGGACGTATATTCCTCCGAACTATATATTTCGGAACATGAACTGAACACATTTACAACCGAAATATACAATGCTTTCCAGCAGTACGCCAATATCAAACATATCAACTTCACCCACGAAAGTAATTTCAGGTATATGAATGTATGGTTTGATAAGGAAAAAATGGAATCAATCCTGAAAAACATAATCTCGAACGCCTTGAAGTACACTCCGGAAAACGGTAATGTACAGATTTTCGTGTCCGACAATACAGACTCGTGGAGCGTCGAAGTTAGGGATACAGGAATCGGAATTCCGGCCAGCGAACAGAAAAAACTGTTCAAGCTGCATTTCCGTGGCAGCAATGCAATCAACTCCAAAGTGACGGGTAGCGGGATCGGACTGATGCTTGTTTGGAAATTAGTGCGGCTGCATAAAGGTAAGATTAATTTGTCGAGTGTGGAAAATCAAGGTTCGGTTATCAAGGTATCTTTCCCGAAAGACAGCAAGCGTTTCCGTAAGGCACATCTGGCAACACTGAGCAAACAACGTCAGGAAAACAGAACCCTAAGCAATGTACCTGCTCCCTCACCCGAAATATACGAAAACGCACATAAGAAGTTGAACGGCGAACACCGGCGGATTCTGATTGTGGAGGATAACGATGAATTACGCAACTATCTGTTGCAGACATTATCAGAAGAATATACTGTACAAACGTGTTCCAACGGAAAAGAAGCGTTGACGATCATCCCCGAATACAAACCGGAGTTGGTTATCTCTGATATTATGATGCCGGAAATGCGGGGAGACGAATTATGCAAGGAACTCAAAAACAACATAGAGACATCGCACATTCCGGTTATCCTGCTGACAGCTCTGAATAATGAGAAAGATATCTTGTCCGGACTTAAAATCGGTGCCGACGAATACATCTTGAAACCGTTTAATATAGGTATATTAAAAGCGACTGTCGACAATCTGCTGACTAACCGTGCTCTTTTGCGCAGTAAGTATGCCAATCTGGAGCTGGATGATGAGGAAGAAGATGACGAATGCATCAACTGCTCACAGGACATTGACTGGAAGTTTATTGCCAACGTCAAAAAGCATATAAAAGACAATATAGATAACCCGGCCCTTACCGTAGATGTACTTTGCAACCTGGTAGGCATGAGCCGTACAAGTTTCTACAACAAACTCAGGGCATTGACCGACCAGGCTCCGGGAGATTATATCCGTCTGATCCGGTTGAAGTATGCCGTGCAGTTGTTGAAAGAGAACACACATAGCATAACAGAAATAGCAGAAATGACAGGATTCAGTGATGCGAAATACTTCCGTGAAGTATTCAAGAAGCATTTTAACGTAAGTCCCAGCCAATACGGCAAAGAAAAGAGAACAAACAAGAAAGGAGGAGAAAAGAAAGAATGA
- a CDS encoding chromate transporter yields MIYLQLFYTFFKIGLFGFGGGYAMLSMIQGEVVTRYGWVSSQEFTDIVAISQMTPGPIGINAATYVGFTSTGSVVGSVIATFAVVLPSFILMLTISKFFLKYQKHPVVESIFSGLRPAVVGLLASAALVLMNVENFGSPTTDTYSFVISIIIFLVAFIGTRKYKANPILMIIACGIAGLLLY; encoded by the coding sequence ATGATCTATCTTCAGTTATTCTATACGTTTTTTAAGATCGGGCTCTTTGGATTTGGAGGAGGTTATGCGATGCTCTCCATGATTCAAGGGGAAGTAGTAACCCGTTATGGTTGGGTGAGCTCGCAGGAGTTCACGGATATTGTTGCAATCAGCCAAATGACACCGGGACCTATCGGGATTAATGCGGCTACGTACGTCGGATTCACCTCTACGGGGAGTGTCGTGGGATCGGTCATTGCTACCTTTGCTGTAGTCCTCCCCTCCTTCATCTTGATGCTGACCATTAGCAAATTCTTCCTGAAATATCAGAAACATCCGGTAGTAGAATCCATATTTAGCGGACTGCGTCCCGCAGTTGTCGGCCTGTTGGCTTCCGCCGCACTGGTATTGATGAATGTAGAAAATTTCGGTTCACCGACAACTGACACTTACTCATTCGTTATCAGTATTATCATCTTTCTAGTCGCTTTCATCGGAACCAGAAAATATAAAGCTAATCCTATATTAATGATTATAGCCTGCGGCATTGCAGGATTATTGCTTTATTAA